A section of the Cydia amplana chromosome 15, ilCydAmpl1.1, whole genome shotgun sequence genome encodes:
- the LOC134654712 gene encoding uncharacterized protein LOC134654712 — MVGPTIQDSLFNILLRFRTYKYVLTGDVAKMYRQVLVQECDRDLQLILWRSNENEPLKTLRLNTVTYGFSSASFLSTRCLWQLGEECADEKIKTIIQNDFLVDDLLTGSDTEEELRYIKESVERALAAGCFPLRKYRSNLSSILHDSQNASENKGSLIISSSSHTLGVGWDSEADVIHFPTQYSAKDGHPTKRSILSDSCKIFDPLGLLCLLTIIPKVLIQKLWIEKIDWDVPVPSYINESWQDFVNGLASLTSLQIPRNVLCDSPTHIEMHVFCDASSVAYAACIYLKSTNERGDVVVRLLCAKAKVAPVQATTIPRLELCACLLGAQLASAVSKTLRCQIAQKFYWTDSSIVIAWLKTNQTKLKTFVANRVAHILELTDGSEFRHVPTALNPADYPSRGVEARRLPDLHMWWTGPSFLYEPQNNWPQFSSNSELDLPELKVNVAITDDSQKNNVIDFDRYSKLTHLQRAVAYMLRFAHNCRPSSNKTTGVLQPEELEVSFKKLVALSQQASFPLELNLLRDKQPLGPKSPILSLNPFYDEDDKLLRVGGRLSSSFYPFDKRHPMLLHSKHRLTRLLFQQEHIRLLHAPPQLLLAAVRETVWPVSGRTLARTVSQQCVTCRRAAGNTSAPLMGALPSQRVTPDFPFLSVGVDFAGPFMITDRHGRGCKITKCYLAIFVCFRYKCLHLEAVSTLSTDSFILSLRRFISRRGRPREIFCDNGRNFVGAAKEISDYLTSNSDTVCNFAANEGIQFKFQPAYAPHFGGLWEAGVKSAKFHLNRILTLILSLGNAHLTYEELATLFSQVESILNSRPLCPLSSSPNDFQPLTPGHFIIGRALTSLPSPHLADINPNRLDRFQRLEALRQHFWRCWQLEYVCELQQRTKWRVPGRDLQLGDLVLIKEENTPPLHWRLGRIAKLFPGADGISRVAEVATVTGTYKRGVKYLCPLLDDTHEALKADASKGPQDVAAPTNEGEAGTVHH, encoded by the coding sequence ATGGTTGGGCCGACGATCCAAGATTCGTTGTTTAACATTCTTCTGAGGTTTCGTACTTACAAATATGTTTTAACTGGGGATGTCGCTAAGATGTATCGGCAGGTCCTGGTTCAGGAATGCGACCGCGATTTACAATTAATCCTCTGGCGCTCCAATGAGAACGAGCCTTTAAAAACTTTAAGGCTTAACACGGTCACTTACGGATTTTCAAGTGCTAGTTTTTTGAGTACACGCTGTTTGTGGCAGTTGGGCGAGGAATGTGCAGATGAAAAAATTAAGACCATAATTCAAAATGATTTTTTAGTTGACGATTTATTAACGGGATCAGACACAGAGGAGGAATTGCGTTATATTAAAGAGTCGGTTGAGCGTGCGCTGGCAGCTGGTTGTTTTCCCTTGCGCAAATATCGCTCAAATTTATCGTCAATTTTGCACGACTCACAAAACGCCAGTGAAAATAAAGGTAGCTTGATCATTAGCTCGTCGTCGCACACGCTAGGAGTGGGCTGGGACTCTGAGGCAGATGTCATTCATTTTCCTACTCAATACTCTGCCAAGGACGGCCACCCTACGAAACGTTCAATTTTATCGGACTCGTGTAAAATATTTGATCCCCTAGGCCTCTTGTGTTTGCTGACGATtatacctaaagttttaattcaaaaattATGGATTGAAAAAATCGACTGGGATGTTCCCGTGCCGAGTTACATAAACGAGTCTTGGCAGGACTTTGTTAACGGGTTAGCGTCTTTAACTTCGCTCCAAATACCTCGTAATGTACTTTGCGACTCGCCGACGCATATCGAGATGCACGTCTTTTGTGATGCAAGCTCAGTTGCATACGCggcctgtatttatttaaagtccaCTAATGAGAGGGGCGATGTTGTAGTCAGGTTGCTGTGCGCCAAGGCCAAGGTCGCGCCGGTCCAGGCTACGACTATTCCGCGATTGGAATTATGCGCTTGCCTTCTAGGCGCGCAGCTCGCGTCAGCTGTTTCTAAGACGTTGCGCTGCCAGATTGCGCAGAAATTTTATTGGACTGACTCGTCAATTGTAATCGCATGGCTTAAAACTAATCAAACCAAATTAAAAACGTTTGTTGCCAATCGCGTGGCTCATATTTTAGAACTCACCGATGGCAGTGAGTTTCGTCACGTTCCAACCGCGTTAAATCCGGCTGACTACCCATCTAGAGGGGTCGAAGCGCGTCGCTTACCTGATTTGCACATGTGGTGGACCGGGCCATCTTTCTTATACGAGCCACAAAATAACTGGCCTCAGTTTTCCTCAAACTCGGAACTCGATTTACCCGAGCTAAAGGTTAACGTCGCGATTACTGACGATTCgcaaaaaaacaatgttattgATTTCGATCGATATTCGAAACTTACACATTTACAACGTGCGGTAGCTTATATGCTTAGGTTTGCGCATAACTGCCGCCCTTCATCCAATAAAACTACGGGTGTGCTACAACCTGAGGAGCTCGAGGTTTCGTTTAAAAAACTGGTCGCTTTGTCACAACAGGCTAGTTTCCCCCTTGAATTGAATTTGTTGCGTGACAAGCAACCTCTAGGCCCTAAAAGCCCTATTTTATCATTGAACCCATTTTACGATGAAGACGACAAGCTTCTCAGAGTTGGTGGACGTCTGTCCTCGTCGTTTTATCCATTTGACAAACGCCACCCAATGCTGTTACACTCTAAACATAGATTGACTAGATTGCTGTTTCAACAGGAACACATCCGTCTCCTGCACGCTCCTCCTCAGCTGCTTCTAGCCGCCGTTCGCGAGACGGTATGGCCCGTATCGGGGCGCACGCTTGCGCGCACCGTATCGCAACAATGCGTCACCTGTCGCCGCGCAGCTGGCAACACTTCTGCTCCTTTGATGGGCGCTCTGCCTTCTCAGCGCGTAACGCCTGATTTTCCTTTCCTTAGTGTCGGCGTAGACTTCGCCGGTCCCTTTATGATTACAGACAGGCATGGCAGAGGTTGCAAAATAACAAAGTGCTATTTagctatatttgtttgtttccGGTACAAATGTTTGCATTTAGAGGCAGTAAGCACGCTGTCGACGGATTCGTTCATACTTTCGCTGCGACGTTTTATCTCTCGTAGAGGGCGACCTCGCGAAATATTCTGCGATAATGGACGTAATTTTGTAGGAGCGGCCAAGGAAATTAGCGATTATCTTACTTCAAACTCAGACACGGTTTGCAATTTTGCAGCAAATGAgggaatacaatttaaattccaACCGGCATATGCTCCTCACTTTGGTGGTTTGTGGGAAGCAGGAGTCAAATCGGCAAAATTTCACCTCAATCGTATATTAACGCTTATATTATCGTTAGGTAACGCTCATTTAACCTATGAAGAATTGGCAACTCTCTTTAGTCAGGTAGAATCTATCCTTAACAGTCGTCCTTTATGTCCTTTGTCGTCCTCACCAAACGATTTCCAACCCTTAACCCCAGGTCACTTCATCATCGGCCGCGCGCTCACTTCGTTGCCGTCGCCCCACCTCGCGGATATAAACCCAAACCGTTTAGATAGGTTTCAGAGGCTCGAGGCATTAAGACAGCACTTCTGGCGGTGCTGGCAATTGGAATACGTCTGCGAGCTCCAACAACGGACGAAGTGGCGTGTTCCAGGACGAGATCTTCAACTGGGTGACCTGGTCCTCATCAAGGAAGAGAATACTCCTCCCCTACACTGGCGGCTTGGACGAATCGCCAAATTGTTTCCTGGCGCCGACGGGATTTCGCGAGTGGCCGAAGTTGCCACAGTAACGGGCACTTATAAACGAGGTGTGAAGTACCTCTGCCCACTGCTGGACGACACTCATGAAGCCTTGAAGGCTGACGCCTCCAAGGGCCCCCAGGATGTTGCGGCTCCTACCAACGAAGGGGAAGCGGGGACCGTACACCACTAA